The genome window GCCCTGCCCGCGAAACTCTGGATGGGTCGCGAGCGTGGCAATATGGATCTCATCCACAATGAACCACACAACCAGCATCGCCACCACACGTCCATCCAGGTCCGCCACCCAACAGCGCGAAGCCGGGTTATCCGTCAACTCAAAATGAAAGGAACGCGCGGGCCACGGCAGTGAAAACGACAACTGATCAATCGCAACGACCTGCTCAAAATCATCCAGCCTCATTTTGCGGATTACACAATTCATGCAATCGGCGTCCCTGCCACATGCAGATAGATCGGCGCAAGCGAAGCGGCATCGTCCACTTTCTTATCCTGCCAGCGCGCCCAT of Anaerolineales bacterium contains these proteins:
- the rimI gene encoding ribosomal protein S18-alanine N-acetyltransferase; the encoded protein is MNCVIRKMRLDDFEQVVAIDQLSFSLPWPARSFHFELTDNPASRCWVADLDGRVVAMLVVWFIVDEIHIATLATHPEFRGQGIGKNLLLHALHSAKGEGAVKSFLEVRQSNLAAQKMYRSFGFVEDGRRKEYYKDNGEDAILMILNDLDRLPGG